Proteins co-encoded in one Sebastes fasciatus isolate fSebFas1 chromosome 11, fSebFas1.pri, whole genome shotgun sequence genomic window:
- the b3gnt5b gene encoding lactosylceramide 1,3-N-acetyl-beta-D-glucosaminyltransferase B, with the protein MFVNFRRIRKCQCVQLMTTCLVLSVMMVCWEQLDDSVVSHVKSYSFRYLVNRFTYINRSLTIPREQARSFSDFRYLLNHPDKCADKDVLLLLFVKTSPENIERRNAIRSTWGNETYIQNTLGVTVKVVFALGAPQAKKDEPSWSKRSRVQEQLVHEDRLHGDLIQQNFLDSFHNLTLKLILQFHWMHSRCAHARFLMTADDDIFVHMPNLVTYLQDVSSRGVTDFWVGRVHRGAPPIRSKDSKYYVSFEMYPWLSYPDYTAGAGYVVSGDVAGKIYQATLTLNASIYIDDVFMGICANSVGVSPQEHVYFAGEGKAPYHLCIYNQMMTSHGHVEDIYDLWKTATDPQVKQKTSGLTGRLYCTAVKMALLCKPYYFNTYPCKAAYL; encoded by the coding sequence ATGTTCGTGAATTTCCGCCGGATACGAAAGTGCCAGTGTGTGCAGCTGATGACCACCTGCCTGGTGCTGTCAGTGATGATGGTTTGCTGGGAGCAGCTGGACGACAGCGTCGTCAGCCACGTCAAGTCCTACTCCTTCCGCTACCTGGTCAACCGCTTCACTTACATCAACAGGAGCCTCACCATCCCACGGGAGCAGGCCAGGAGCTTCAGCGACTTCCGCTACCTGCTGAACCACCCGGACAAGTGCGCCGACAAggacgtcctcctcctcctctttgtcaAAACGTCCCCGGAGAACATTGAGAGGCGGAACGCCATCAGATCCACCTGGGGTAATGAGACCTACATCCAGAACACCCTGGGAGTGACAGTCAAGGTGGTGTTCGCCTTAGGAGCGCCTCAGGCCAAGAAAGACGAGCCCTCATGGAGCAAGAGGAGCAGGGTTCAGGAGCAGCTCGTCCACGAGGACCGTCTCCACGGCGATTTGATCCAACAAAACTTTCTAGACTCCTTCCACAACCTGACCCTGAAGCTGATCCTGCAGTTCCACTGGATGCACAGCCGCTGCGCACACGCCCGCTTCCTTATGACCGCCGACGACGACATCTTCGTCCACATGCCCAACCTGGTGACCTACCTGCAGGACGTGAGCAGCAGAGGCGTCACAGACTTTTGGGTCGGTCGCGTGCACAGGGGGGCGCCGCCAATCCGCAGCAAAGACAGCAAGTACTATGTGTCCTTTGAGATGTATCCGTGGTTGTCGTACCCCGACTACACAGCCGGGGCCGGGTACGTCGTCTCCGGGGACGTGGCGGGCAAAATCTACCAAGCCACACTGACCCTGAACGCCTCTATTTACATAGACGACGTGTTCATGGGCATCTGCGCCAACTCCGTCGGCGTGTCACCGCAGGAGCACGTCTATTTCGCAGGGGAGGGCAAAGCGCCCTACCACCTGTGCATCTATAACCAGATGATGACCTCACATGGTCACGTGGAGGATATCTACGACTTGTGGAAGACGGCGACCGACCCGCAGGTGAAGCAGAAGACCTCCGGACTCACAGGGAGGCTGTACTGCACAGCCGTGAAAATGGCGCTGCTTTGTAAGCCGTACTATTTTAACACCTACCCTTGCAAAGCAGCCTATTTGTAG